A stretch of the Methylacidiphilum caldifontis genome encodes the following:
- the ppc gene encoding phosphoenolpyruvate carboxylase has protein sequence MKVVFHISPEHDFSLLSKTIHFLGDTLGKVITNLEGETTLSIEENIRKLAKESRKGKAEATQRLSEIVQGLDTEMAYRMAMAFTCYFELVNMAEENYRVRILTKRRLDQLNHPKKAIPKESIESAFFELKKAKVSKEEIQQILDKMEIVLVFTAHPTEIKRKTILNKLCEISSYLKRESLNSKPSQAVHSTIERLIASLWLTERSRSKNPQVLDEVRTGLWYFEHTLWDVIPELHNELKRVLGIYYPGVTLKSKWISFGSWIGGDRDGNCQVTTSTTAATFILHRNLALSKISQSLERLSEIFSVSSLRIAPTKRIIRILAEKLKSFPSLREEYERYPNEPYRLVLLALKKEVEKAISTISENDLLDFFNEPKPDNTLKAITEVLDALKENFNAANTGILLEGEFQNLTQRLEVFGLHIFSLDIRQHSSIHQEALEEILQLIGYTEPSYALLKEKEKVELLNNLLKGPFPSLSSLYPRASDKLKEVLGPILVFSRSMAILGNEACGCYLISMTSGLSDILEVLYLCKICHCTIDIAPLFETLSDLKSSPQTVNNLLSHPFYRKYLQDRANRQIIMLGYSDSNKDCGYMTSNWWLYHIQEKLHEVCQSHGINLILFHGRGGTIARGGGPAAKAILAQPKGLLDGKIMITEQGEVLSTRYHDFDIAFRILEQTTYGVLLAVHKSRKKSILPKSWQKVIEYIAEESYATYIHLLQNEANFLRFWQEVTPINEIGSLKIASRPIFRFQSNNFEDLRAIPWVFSWMQTRFVIPGWYGIGSSLQKTIERNPKALSVLQRMYEKWPFFQTVIDNAQLSLAKTDLDIARLYCTLASDKALTERIFSIIEAEYKKTVDTILKITQQDKILDNEPILQRSIQLRNPYVDPLNYIQVEMIRRNRASQATTPSEIEKIRSVIELTINGISAGLRNTG, from the coding sequence GTGAAAGTAGTTTTTCATATCTCTCCAGAACATGATTTTTCTCTACTCTCTAAGACTATCCATTTTCTGGGTGATACTTTAGGAAAAGTGATCACGAACTTGGAAGGTGAAACAACCTTATCCATTGAGGAGAACATAAGAAAACTGGCCAAGGAAAGTCGGAAAGGAAAAGCAGAAGCAACACAAAGATTGTCTGAAATCGTGCAAGGATTGGATACAGAGATGGCTTACCGGATGGCTATGGCTTTTACATGCTACTTCGAACTTGTCAACATGGCTGAAGAAAACTACAGGGTTCGCATTTTAACAAAACGGCGGTTAGATCAACTCAATCATCCCAAAAAAGCTATTCCCAAGGAGTCCATTGAATCGGCCTTTTTCGAGTTGAAAAAAGCTAAAGTTAGCAAGGAGGAGATTCAGCAAATCCTTGATAAAATGGAAATAGTCCTTGTCTTTACAGCTCACCCCACAGAAATAAAAAGAAAAACCATATTAAACAAACTTTGTGAAATTTCTTCTTACCTAAAAAGAGAATCCCTCAATTCCAAGCCTTCTCAAGCCGTTCATTCTACTATAGAAAGATTGATCGCTTCCTTATGGCTTACCGAAAGATCAAGATCAAAGAATCCTCAAGTCCTTGACGAAGTACGAACCGGACTTTGGTACTTTGAGCATACCCTCTGGGATGTCATTCCCGAACTCCACAACGAACTTAAAAGAGTCTTGGGCATTTATTACCCTGGAGTAACCTTGAAATCCAAATGGATATCCTTTGGTTCATGGATTGGCGGAGATCGGGATGGCAATTGCCAGGTTACGACTTCGACGACAGCGGCTACTTTTATTCTTCATCGCAACCTTGCACTGAGCAAAATTTCCCAAAGTCTTGAACGACTTTCTGAAATCTTCTCGGTATCCAGCCTACGTATTGCCCCTACAAAAAGAATTATTCGGATTTTGGCTGAAAAGCTTAAATCTTTCCCTTCGCTCCGTGAAGAATACGAGAGATACCCCAACGAACCTTATCGGTTGGTTCTCTTGGCTTTAAAAAAAGAAGTGGAAAAGGCCATAAGCACAATCTCTGAGAATGATTTACTCGACTTTTTCAATGAACCTAAACCCGACAATACCCTTAAGGCAATTACCGAAGTCCTCGATGCATTAAAAGAGAATTTTAATGCTGCAAACACAGGGATCCTTCTGGAAGGAGAATTTCAAAACCTTACGCAGAGACTTGAAGTGTTCGGTCTCCATATTTTTTCTCTGGATATCCGCCAACATTCCTCCATTCATCAAGAAGCTCTTGAAGAAATTTTGCAACTTATCGGTTACACTGAGCCTTCTTATGCTTTACTTAAAGAAAAAGAAAAAGTTGAACTCCTTAACAACCTATTAAAAGGACCATTTCCTTCCCTTTCTTCTCTTTATCCCCGAGCATCGGATAAACTTAAAGAAGTTCTTGGACCCATTCTTGTCTTTTCTAGATCCATGGCTATCCTCGGAAATGAAGCTTGTGGTTGTTATCTTATAAGCATGACTTCTGGACTATCCGATATTCTTGAAGTCCTCTATTTGTGTAAAATATGTCATTGCACTATTGATATTGCTCCCCTTTTTGAAACGCTTTCAGATTTGAAATCTTCTCCTCAAACAGTTAACAACCTTCTTTCTCATCCTTTTTACAGAAAGTACCTCCAAGATCGGGCCAATAGACAGATCATCATGCTGGGATATTCAGATAGCAACAAAGATTGTGGATATATGACCTCAAATTGGTGGCTTTATCATATCCAGGAAAAACTTCATGAGGTCTGTCAATCCCATGGCATCAACCTCATTTTATTCCATGGCAGAGGAGGAACAATTGCTCGCGGTGGAGGGCCTGCAGCAAAAGCTATTTTAGCTCAACCTAAGGGACTCTTAGACGGCAAAATCATGATTACCGAACAAGGAGAGGTCCTTTCTACACGTTACCATGATTTCGATATCGCTTTCCGTATCCTTGAACAAACCACTTATGGCGTTCTTTTAGCTGTCCATAAAAGTAGAAAAAAAAGTATCCTGCCCAAATCATGGCAAAAAGTAATAGAATATATTGCCGAAGAGAGTTATGCCACCTATATCCATTTACTCCAAAATGAAGCTAATTTCTTGCGGTTCTGGCAAGAAGTCACCCCAATCAATGAAATCGGCTCTTTAAAAATTGCATCCCGTCCTATATTCAGATTCCAATCAAACAACTTTGAAGATCTGAGAGCTATTCCCTGGGTGTTTTCTTGGATGCAAACCCGTTTTGTCATTCCCGGCTGGTATGGTATTGGTTCTAGTTTGCAAAAAACTATTGAAAGGAATCCAAAAGCCTTGTCTGTTCTTCAAAGGATGTATGAAAAATGGCCATTCTTTCAAACGGTTATTGACAATGCCCAACTTTCCTTGGCAAAAACAGATCTCGATATCGCCAGATTATATTGCACATTGGCTTCAGACAAGGCATTAACCGAAAGAATATTCTCTATAATAGAAGCCGAATATAAAAAGACAGTCGATACGATCCTTAAAATTACCCAACAGGACAAGATCCTTGATAATGAGCCCATTCTTCAAAGATCGATTCAACTAAGAAATCCTTATGTTGATCCTCTTAACTACATACAGGTGGAGATGATTAGACGCAATCGAGCCAGCCAAGCAACCACTCCATCTGAAATAGAAAAAATAAGATCGGTGATCGAGTTGACCATAAACGGGATTAGTGCAGGTCTCAGAAATACCGGATAG